One window of the Lemur catta isolate mLemCat1 chromosome 6, mLemCat1.pri, whole genome shotgun sequence genome contains the following:
- the LOC123640049 gene encoding C-type lectin domain family 4 member A-like, whose protein sequence is MALEITSAQVRFKNGSNSSGTNSESPAAPKERTTPHKSNPGFPKLFWASLLILFLLLKISFFIAFIIFFQKCSQLLEEKTTTKEPIHTTLECVKKNVTMAVWSCCPKNWKSFSSKCYFIATDSKSWNESEKNCSRMEAHLLVINTKDEQDFITRNLDKQSAYFVGLSDPEGQGRWQWVDQTPYNKSTTFWHPGEPSNGNERCVVLQTRSSSWGWNDLPCVESQRSVCEMMKIYL, encoded by the exons ATGGCTTTGGAAATCACTTCTGCTCAAGTGAGGTTCAAAAATGGATCCAACTCCTCAGGCACCAACTCAGAGTCTCCTGCAG CTCCCAAGGAAAGGACCACCCCTCACAAAAGTAATCCCGGTTTTCCCAAGCTGTTTTGGGCCTCATTGCTGATACTTTTCCTGCTATTGAAAATCTCATTCTTTATTGCTTTTATCA ttttctttcaaaaatgttctcAGCTTCTTGAAGAAAAAACTACTACAAAAGAGCCGATTCACACAACATTGGAGTGTGTGAAAAAAAATGTGACCATGGCAG TCTGGAGCTGCTGCCCCAAGAACTGGAAGTCATTTAGTTCCAAATGCTACTTTATTGCTACTGACTCAAAATCTTGGAATGAGAGTGAGAAGAACTGCTCTAGAATGGAGGCTCACTTGCTGGTGATCAACACCAAGGATGAGCAG GATTTCATCACCCGGAATCTAGATAAACAGTCTGCTTATTTTGTGGGGCTGTCAGATCCGGAGGGTCAGGGACGTTGGCAATGGGTCGATCAGACGCCATACAACAAAAGCACCAC ATTCTGGCATCCGGGTGAGCCCAGTAATGGCAATGAGCGTTGTGTTGTACTACAAACTCGCTCTTCATCATGGGGCTGGAATGACCTTCCTTGTGTTGAGTCTCAAAGGTCAGTTTGTGAGATGATGAAGATCTACTTATGA